From Xylocopa sonorina isolate GNS202 chromosome 2, iyXylSono1_principal, whole genome shotgun sequence, a single genomic window includes:
- the LOC143433083 gene encoding glutathione S-transferase-like produces the protein MPTYKLTYFPIEGLAEPIRFLLSYAEIPFEDHRFDRDDWPKIKPTTPFGQVPVLEVDGKQVAQSVAICRYLAKQCGLAGKNDWEALEIDATVDTIYDINKRLAAFHYEENAEVKAAKLKLANEQVPFYLERLDAQVKKNGGYFIGGALTWADLIFVALLGYMSSMNKSDLIENYENLKQLREKVLSLPAIKSWVEKRPKNVS, from the exons ATGCCGACCTACAAGCTGACTTACTTCCCAATTGAGGGATTGGCTGAGCCAATCCGCTTTCTTTTGAGCTATGCTGAAATTCCATTTGAGGATCACCGTTTTGACAGGGATGACTGGCCAAAGATCAAGCCGA CTACTCCTTTCGGCCAAGTTCCTGTTCTCGAGGTTGATGGAAAGCAGGTCGCTCAGTCTGTAGCTATTTGCCGCTATTTGGCCAAACAATGTGGTTTGGCCGGAAAGAACGATTGGGAAGCTCTCGAAATTGATGCCACTGTTGATACTATATATGACATTAATAAGA GGCTCGCTGCATTCCACTACGAGGAGAACGCAGAGGTGAAAGCTGCGAAACTGAAATTGGCTAACGAGCAGGTGCCATTCTACTTGGAGCGTCTGGACGCTCAAGTCAAGAAGAACGGTGGCTATTTCATCGGCGGCGCTCTCACCTGGGCTGACCTGATATTCGTCGCTCTTCTCGGCTATATGAGCTCCATGAACAAGTCTGACTTGATCGAGAATTACGAGAATTTGAAGCAACTCAGGGAGAAGGTCCTTAGCTTGCCCGCCATCAAAAGCTGGGTCGAGAAACGCCCGAAAAACGTATCCTAa
- the LOC143433082 gene encoding glutathione S-transferase-like produces the protein MSNYKLTYFNITGLAEPIRFLLHQSGIKFEDKLISFDEWPKLKPQMPLGQVPTLEIDGKVYYQSKAISRLIAKKNNLYGSNDEEAYEIDATVDTIDDLRTAYSRYHWEQDEAAKAKLKAELDTKSPFTLKKLEEQVKKNGGFFVGGKLSWADLMFAAQSELMSNIQGSDLTAGFPELKKLEEKVRSLPNIKAYLSKRAKMIL, from the exons ATGTCCAACTACAAGCTGACTTATTTCAATATCACTGGTCTCGCTGAACCAATCAGGTTCCTCCTGCACCAGAGTGGCATCAAGTTCGAGGACAAGCTGATCTCCTTCGACGAATGGCCCAAGCTTAAACCCC AAATGCCATTGGGCCAGGTGCCCACATTGGAGATCGACGGAAAGGTTTACTATCAATCCAAGGCTATCTCTCGTCTTATCGCCAAGAAGAATAATCTGTACGGCTCGAACGACGAGGAGGCATACGAGATCGACGCTACCGTCGACACTATCGATGATCTGAGAACAG CTTACAGTCGATACCATTGGGAACAGGATGAAGCGGCCAAGGCGAAACTCAAGGCTGAACTCGACACCAAGAGTCCGTTTACTCTTAAGAAGTTAGAAGAACAGGTGAAGAAAAACGGAGGATTCTTCGTTGGTGGGAAG CTTTCATGGGCAGATCTGATGTTCGCCGCGCAGTCGGAGTTGATGTCCAACATCCAAGGCTCCGATTTGACCGCCGGCTTCCCTGAACTGAAGAAGCTGGAGGAGAAGGTCAGGTCGTTGCCTAACATCAAGGCTTACCTCAGCAAACGCGCCAAGATGATCCTTTAA
- the LOC143433081 gene encoding glutathione S-transferase-like, translating to MSGEKPTYKLIYFNARGRAEHIRYIFAYAGIDYIDERIARERWPELKKSMPYGMLPVLEIDGKPIAQSNAVARYLARNHNLTGRNEWEAMMCDVLVDTLGDLKQFISQYRTEEDHFKKEEKKAKLLKETIPFYLNKFEQTVSENGGYTVGNTTTWADFVFAVALENFENMFGATALENYPGLRELKERVHEIPAIVNWLVKRPHTEF from the exons ATGAGCGGAGAAAAGCCGACGTACAAGTTGATCTACTTCAACGCCCGTGGCCGTGCAGAGCACATTCGCTACATATTCGCGTACGCTGGCATCGATTACATCGATGAGAGGATCGCCAGGGAACGGTGGCCTGAATTGAAGAAAT CGATGCCTTATGGAATGCTGCCAGTGCTGGAGATAGACGGGAAACCGATAGCGCAGAGTAACGCGGTGGCGAGGTACTTGGCGAGGAACCACAATTTAACAGGAAGAAACGAATGGGAGGCGATGATGTGCGACGTGCTCGTCGATACGCTCGGGGATCTGAAGCAAT TTATATCCCAGTATCGTACCGAGGAGGACCACTTCAAGAAGGAAGAGAAGAAAGCGAAGCTGTTGAAGGAGACGATACCATTCTACTTGAACAAATTCGAGCAGACTGTCAGTGAGAACGGGGGCTACACCGTTGGGAACACT ACAACGTGGGCGGATTTTGTGTTCGCTGTGGCCCTCGAGAATTTCGAGAACATGTTTGGAGCAACAGCTTTGGAGAATTATCCAGGCCTACGAGAGCTGAAGGAAAGGGTCCACGAGATACCAGCGATTGTTAATTGGCTGGTTAAAAGACCTCACACCGAATTCTAA